One Streptococcus sp. S1 DNA window includes the following coding sequences:
- the manA gene encoding mannose-6-phosphate isomerase, class I, whose amino-acid sequence MGQPLFLHSVMQEKIWGGTRLKEEFGYEIPSDHVGEFWAISAHPHGVSKVANGPYEGMGLDQLYQEHRELFGNRKEPVFPLLTKILDANDWLSVQVHPDDTYAMEHEGELGKTECWYVIAADEGSEIIYGHNAKSKEELRQQIEDKNWDALLTKVPVKAGDFFYVPSGTMHAIGSGILILETQQSSDTTYRVYDFDRKDAQGNLRELHLEKSIDVLNIGEPANSHPDTVVIDDLRMTTLVASDFFTVYKWELTGKADFEKTADYSLLSVIAGEGKLTVDGKDYPIQKGSHFILPSDVESWTLGGQGLELIVSHP is encoded by the coding sequence ATGGGACAACCATTATTTTTACATTCAGTCATGCAGGAAAAAATTTGGGGAGGAACTCGTCTGAAAGAAGAATTTGGTTACGAAATTCCGAGCGACCATGTCGGTGAATTTTGGGCGATTTCAGCCCATCCACATGGAGTTTCTAAAGTAGCCAATGGTCCATACGAAGGAATGGGATTGGACCAGCTCTATCAAGAGCATCGGGAATTATTCGGGAATCGTAAAGAGCCTGTCTTTCCTTTATTAACAAAGATTTTGGATGCCAACGATTGGCTCAGTGTACAGGTGCACCCAGATGATACCTATGCAATGGAACATGAAGGAGAACTTGGAAAAACTGAGTGTTGGTATGTGATTGCGGCTGATGAAGGATCTGAGATTATCTATGGACACAATGCCAAGTCAAAAGAAGAACTCCGCCAGCAAATCGAAGATAAAAACTGGGATGCCTTGTTAACAAAGGTTCCTGTCAAGGCTGGAGATTTCTTCTATGTGCCAAGTGGGACCATGCACGCCATTGGTTCTGGAATTTTGATTCTTGAAACCCAACAGTCGAGTGATACCACCTACCGGGTTTATGATTTTGACCGCAAGGATGCTCAAGGAAACTTGCGGGAACTTCACTTGGAAAAATCGATTGATGTGTTAAACATCGGTGAGCCTGCCAATAGCCATCCAGATACAGTTGTCATCGATGACCTTCGAATGACCACCTTGGTTGCCAGTGATTTCTTCACTGTTTATAAGTGGGAACTGACTGGAAAAGCTGATTTTGAAAAGACTGCTGATTACAGCTTATTGAGCGTCATAGCCGGAGAAGGGAAATTGACGGTAGATGGAAAGGATTATCCTATTCAAAAAGGAAGCCACTTTATCCTACCGAGCGATGTTGAATCTTGGACTTTGGGAGGGCAAGGTTTAGAATTGATCGTGAGTCATCCATAA
- a CDS encoding phosphatase PAP2 family protein, whose protein sequence is MMPNLQDYSKFYRWLTLPFTRKPHRVQVLQRMNRILTFAMPVIYSLVFCWLFFKKTSLGGIWPFIWIPASGFVLFSLFRHWVNVPRPYEKWEIQPLLDKNSSGHSFPSRHVFSATIISMCVCQLSLPLGMCSMLLSLLLALVRILGGVHYPKDVFAAWVLGLIWGELFLLL, encoded by the coding sequence ATGATGCCCAATCTTCAAGATTATTCGAAATTTTATCGTTGGCTAACCTTGCCTTTTACGAGAAAACCACATCGTGTGCAGGTTCTTCAAAGGATGAATCGAATCTTGACGTTCGCCATGCCAGTCATCTACAGTCTAGTCTTTTGTTGGCTATTTTTTAAGAAAACTTCGCTTGGAGGAATCTGGCCTTTTATCTGGATTCCTGCTTCAGGTTTTGTCTTGTTTAGCCTCTTTCGTCATTGGGTCAATGTTCCGAGACCGTATGAAAAATGGGAGATTCAACCATTATTAGACAAAAATTCATCCGGTCATTCCTTTCCTAGCCGACATGTTTTTTCGGCGACTATTATCTCCATGTGTGTCTGTCAGTTGTCGCTTCCGCTAGGAATGTGCTCGATGCTCCTATCTCTTCTATTAGCCCTTGTCCGAATTCTCGGAGGGGTTCATTATCCTAAGGATGTCTTCGCCGCGTGGGTATTAGGACTCATCTGGGGCGAACTCTTTTTGCTACTTTAA
- a CDS encoding GNAT family N-acetyltransferase gives MKYRKAEKADLDQVVRVASTAFEDYLFLKVIKDLVRDLKQYPVFVEKMMRILVRIFFKHHICLVAEKNTEIYAVALLQKGPIPFRLYLLNGGIGLLKFISLKNILSYLKFMEDTDKELEQNVDFDWYLMLLAVAPKHQRQGYGSRFMTEGIEPFLEEIQGKKLAFYTNTKGNVYFYTKNGYKEVYSSEISFNQVEMGSWYFLKELKKH, from the coding sequence ATGAAGTACAGAAAAGCAGAAAAAGCAGATCTGGATCAGGTGGTTCGAGTAGCCAGTACAGCCTTTGAGGACTATCTATTTTTAAAAGTTATCAAGGATTTGGTTCGGGATCTGAAACAATACCCTGTTTTTGTTGAAAAAATGATGCGCATCTTAGTAAGGATTTTTTTTAAGCACCATATTTGCCTTGTAGCAGAAAAAAATACTGAAATTTATGCAGTTGCCTTGTTGCAAAAGGGACCGATTCCTTTTCGGCTCTATCTTTTGAATGGAGGAATCGGGTTGCTCAAGTTTATCTCCTTGAAGAATATCTTGTCCTATTTGAAATTTATGGAGGACACGGATAAGGAATTGGAGCAAAATGTAGATTTTGATTGGTATTTGATGCTTCTCGCAGTCGCCCCTAAACACCAACGGCAGGGCTATGGCAGTCGCTTTATGACAGAAGGAATTGAGCCTTTCTTGGAAGAGATCCAAGGAAAAAAACTAGCCTTTTATACCAATACCAAAGGAAATGTCTATTTTTACACGAAAAATGGTTACAAGGAAGTCTATTCAAGTGAGATTAGCTTTAATCAAGTAGAGATGGGTAGTTGGTATTTCTTGAAGGAACTAAAAAAACACTAA
- a CDS encoding MerR family transcriptional regulator → MYHIKEAAELSGVSVKTLHYYDKIGLLVPVKSENGYRTYSQEDLERLQVILYYKYLGFSLDQIAELLAEEKSNLLPHLTKQLDYLTQERQRLDTLISTLQKTIQEQKGERKMTIEEKFTGFSYQDTQKYQQEAVEKYGQEVMDQALERQKGREEEATGAFNQVFQVLAKNLQAGLPVTASENQDQAAKLLDAIRTYGFECSIEVFGHIGKGYVYNPEFKENIDKFGAGTAQYTSDVISFYVENQAK, encoded by the coding sequence ATGTACCATATCAAAGAAGCTGCAGAGCTGTCGGGTGTCTCTGTCAAGACCTTGCACTACTATGACAAGATAGGACTTCTCGTCCCTGTGAAATCTGAAAATGGTTATCGGACATACAGTCAAGAAGATTTAGAACGATTACAGGTGATTCTCTACTACAAGTATCTAGGATTTTCCTTAGATCAAATAGCAGAACTCTTGGCCGAAGAAAAATCTAACTTATTGCCCCATTTGACCAAACAGTTGGACTATTTGACTCAAGAAAGACAGCGTCTGGATACCTTGATTTCTACCTTGCAAAAAACTATTCAAGAACAAAAAGGAGAAAGAAAAATGACTATTGAGGAAAAATTTACTGGATTTAGCTACCAAGATACTCAAAAATACCAGCAAGAGGCGGTAGAGAAGTACGGTCAAGAAGTCATGGATCAAGCGCTTGAACGTCAAAAAGGTCGAGAAGAGGAGGCGACAGGAGCCTTTAATCAAGTTTTCCAAGTCTTGGCGAAAAACCTCCAGGCTGGTTTGCCAGTAACAGCATCGGAAAACCAAGATCAAGCCGCCAAACTTTTAGATGCGATTCGAACGTATGGATTTGAATGCTCTATAGAGGTTTTTGGCCATATCGGCAAAGGCTATGTCTATAATCCAGAATTCAAGGAAAACATCGACAAGTTTGGAGCTGGCACAGCCCAGTACACTTCGGATGTCATTTCCTTTTATGTCGAAAATCAAGCAAAATAA
- a CDS encoding APC family permease, producing MFSTLKKWFIGRPLKSGAEGEGGLLGKMQALAMLSSDALSSIAYGPEQVILVLMTVSAGAIWWSIPIGIVVLVLLASLTISYRQVIHAYPQGGGAYMVTTENLSPKAGLIAGGSLLVDYMLTVAVSVSSGADAITSAIPSLHPYNLHISILLVLILMLMNLRGLRESATSLMIPVYLFIVSTIALIGYGVIQILTGHLAYNATAHVGQTISGVSVILLLRAFTSGSASLTGVEAISNSVPFFKKPEAKNAASTLTIMALILGIMFAGITFLNYWVGVVPTKGVTTLAQMAQAILGNSPVGQAFFYVFQLSTALILAVAANTGFSAFPMLAFNMAKNKYMPHMYMEKGDRLGYSNGILTLAIGAIVLLLIFDGQTESLIPLYTIGVFIPFALSQTGMVIHWKRQYQKGFLKYSLANILGAAICYGIVLILLLFRLREIWPFFPIIGLLLWMFLSIRNHYDKVAAQLRLGGQIEKTSYAGNTVIVLVGNVTQVSVGAMSYANSLGNDVVAMHVSTEETKAKDAEVAEEFKHYFPHIRFENVMTSYRDIIQPTVEFVAKVAEEAKKKGNTVTVLVPQFIPKKHWQNVLHNQMSLKLKYALRWHEEVVVASYSYHLSE from the coding sequence ATGTTTTCAACATTGAAAAAATGGTTTATTGGCCGTCCGTTGAAATCTGGTGCAGAAGGTGAAGGCGGATTGCTAGGGAAAATGCAGGCCTTGGCTATGCTCTCTAGTGACGCGCTTTCTTCTATCGCCTACGGTCCAGAGCAAGTTATCCTGGTCTTGATGACCGTTTCAGCGGGAGCCATTTGGTGGTCTATTCCAATTGGGATTGTGGTCCTGGTTCTCCTAGCCAGTTTAACGATTTCTTATCGCCAGGTCATTCATGCCTACCCCCAAGGGGGAGGAGCCTATATGGTAACTACGGAGAACTTGTCTCCGAAAGCGGGTTTGATCGCTGGTGGTAGTCTCTTGGTTGACTACATGCTGACAGTAGCAGTATCTGTGTCTTCCGGTGCAGATGCCATTACGTCAGCGATTCCATCTCTTCATCCTTATAATCTTCACATTTCCATTTTGTTGGTCTTGATCTTGATGTTGATGAACCTTCGGGGACTGCGCGAATCGGCCACATCATTGATGATTCCGGTTTACCTTTTCATTGTCAGTACTATTGCCTTGATCGGCTATGGTGTGATCCAAATCTTGACGGGTCACTTAGCCTATAACGCAACTGCTCATGTGGGTCAAACTATTTCAGGGGTTAGTGTCATTCTCTTGTTGCGGGCCTTTACGAGTGGATCGGCTTCACTAACAGGGGTTGAAGCCATCTCCAATTCGGTTCCTTTCTTTAAGAAACCAGAAGCAAAGAATGCAGCCTCTACCTTGACCATTATGGCTTTGATTTTGGGGATCATGTTTGCAGGGATTACCTTCCTCAATTACTGGGTGGGTGTCGTTCCGACAAAAGGGGTAACGACTCTAGCCCAAATGGCCCAAGCTATCTTAGGGAATTCCCCAGTCGGACAAGCCTTCTTTTATGTCTTCCAATTATCAACAGCCTTGATCTTGGCAGTTGCGGCTAATACTGGCTTCTCCGCCTTTCCAATGTTGGCCTTTAACATGGCTAAAAATAAATACATGCCCCACATGTATATGGAAAAAGGGGATCGTCTGGGCTATTCTAATGGGATTTTGACCTTGGCGATTGGTGCGATCGTCTTGCTCTTGATTTTTGATGGACAAACAGAAAGCTTGATTCCGCTTTATACCATTGGGGTCTTCATTCCTTTTGCACTTTCTCAAACAGGGATGGTGATCCACTGGAAACGCCAATATCAAAAAGGATTTCTTAAGTATTCGCTTGCCAATATCCTGGGGGCAGCCATCTGTTATGGGATTGTCTTGATCCTCTTATTATTCCGTTTGCGTGAGATCTGGCCCTTCTTCCCTATCATTGGTCTCTTGCTTTGGATGTTCTTGAGCATCCGTAATCACTATGATAAAGTTGCGGCCCAATTGCGCTTGGGAGGTCAGATCGAAAAGACAAGTTATGCGGGCAATACCGTGATTGTCCTTGTTGGGAATGTCACTCAGGTAAGTGTGGGAGCTATGAGTTATGCAAACAGCCTAGGAAACGATGTTGTAGCCATGCACGTCTCAACGGAAGAAACCAAGGCCAAAGATGCTGAGGTAGCAGAAGAATTTAAGCATTATTTCCCTCATATTCGCTTTGAAAATGTCATGACGAGTTACCGGGATATTATCCAGCCAACGGTTGAATTTGTTGCGAAAGTAGCTGAGGAAGCTAAGAAAAAGGGGAATACTGTTACAGTCTTAGTCCCTCAATTTATTCCTAAAAAACATTGGCAAAATGTTCTCCACAACCAGATGAGTTTGAAATTGAAGTACGCTCTTCGTTGGCATGAAGAAGTGGTTGTAGCAAGCTATTCTTACCATTTGTCTGAATAA
- a CDS encoding peptide deformylase, with amino-acid sequence MKKNIVKDVLFLGQKSEEATPEDRTLALDLQDTLNAHLLECVGLAANMIGVKKRAIIIRMGNENLIMFNPVLLEKKKPYQTEEGCLSLVGSRSTTRYEEMTVAYRDVNWKAKTIHLSGFPAQICQHEMDHLEGVII; translated from the coding sequence ATGAAAAAGAATATTGTGAAGGATGTCTTATTCTTGGGTCAAAAGTCAGAAGAAGCGACACCTGAGGATCGCACCTTGGCTCTGGATTTGCAGGATACCTTAAATGCTCATCTTCTTGAGTGTGTAGGATTGGCGGCCAATATGATCGGGGTGAAAAAGCGGGCGATTATCATTCGAATGGGAAATGAAAATCTGATCATGTTTAATCCTGTTCTCCTTGAAAAGAAAAAGCCTTATCAAACAGAGGAAGGATGTTTATCTTTAGTGGGGAGTCGGTCAACAACTCGTTACGAGGAGATGACAGTGGCCTATCGAGATGTGAATTGGAAAGCAAAAACGATTCATTTGTCAGGTTTTCCAGCCCAGATCTGTCAGCACGAAATGGATCATCTAGAAGGCGTTATCATATAG
- the secA gene encoding preprotein translocase subunit SecA — protein sequence MANLLKTIIENDRGEIKRLEKMADKVFSYENQMAALSDDELKAKTVEFKQRYQDGESLDDLLYEAFAVVREGAKRVLGLFPYKVQVMGGIVLHHGDVPEMRTGEGKTLTATMPVYLNALSGKGVHVVTVNEYLTERDATEMGELYSWLGLSVGINLAAKSPAEKKEAYLCDITYSTNSEIGFDYLRDNMVVRAENMVQRPLNYALVDEVDSILIDEARTPLIVSGQTASDTSQLYHMADAYVKTLTEDDYIIDVPSKTIGLSDSGIDKAESYFNLENLYDIENVALTHFIDNALRANYIMILDIDYVVSEDQEILIVDQFTGRTMEGRRYSDGLHQAIEAKEGVPVQEETKTSASITYQNLFRMYKKLSGMTGTGKTEEEEFREIYNIRVIPIPTNRPIARIDHPDLLYPSLKSKFKAVVEDVKSRHEKGQPVLVGTVAVETSDYLSQLLVQAGVPHEVLNAKNHYKEAQIIMNAGQRGAVTIATNMAGRGTDIKLGEGVRELGGLCVIGTERHESRRIDNQLRGRSGRQGDPGESQFYLSLEDELMRRFGSERIKAVLDRFKLSEEESVIRSNMFTRQVEGAQKRVEGNNYDTRKQVLQYDDVMREQREIIYAERYDVITANRDLAPEIKAMIKRTIKRIVEGASHSSKEERIEAILNFAKYNLVPEDTISASDIEGKSDKEVIDYLYARAEEIYASQVAKLRDEESVQEFQKVLILRVVDSKWTDHIDALDQLRNAVGLRGYAQNNPVVEYQSESFRMFNDMIGSIEFDVTRLMMKAQIHEQERPRTEHSISTTATRNIAAQRQDIPADIDLSQVKRNDLCPCGSGKKFKNCHGRKF from the coding sequence ATGGCAAATTTATTAAAAACAATTATTGAAAATGATCGAGGCGAAATCAAACGCCTGGAAAAAATGGCTGATAAGGTATTTTCTTATGAAAACCAAATGGCAGCTTTGTCAGATGACGAATTAAAAGCTAAAACAGTTGAGTTTAAACAACGCTACCAAGACGGTGAGTCTTTAGATGATCTCTTGTATGAGGCTTTTGCGGTTGTTCGTGAAGGGGCAAAACGGGTACTCGGTTTGTTCCCATACAAGGTACAGGTTATGGGGGGGATCGTTCTTCACCATGGTGACGTTCCAGAGATGCGTACAGGGGAAGGAAAAACTCTGACAGCTACCATGCCTGTATACTTGAATGCATTGTCTGGTAAAGGCGTGCACGTTGTTACCGTCAATGAATACTTGACAGAGCGGGATGCAACAGAGATGGGAGAACTTTACTCATGGCTTGGCCTTTCAGTAGGGATCAACCTTGCAGCGAAATCTCCAGCTGAGAAAAAAGAAGCTTATCTCTGTGATATCACTTACTCAACCAACTCAGAGATCGGATTTGACTATTTGCGTGACAACATGGTTGTGCGTGCAGAAAACATGGTTCAACGTCCATTGAACTACGCCTTGGTCGATGAGGTAGACTCAATCTTGATTGACGAAGCGCGTACTCCATTGATCGTTTCTGGTCAGACAGCTTCTGATACGAGTCAGCTCTATCACATGGCTGATGCTTATGTGAAAACCTTGACAGAGGATGATTACATTATCGATGTTCCCTCTAAAACCATTGGTTTGTCTGATTCTGGTATTGACAAGGCAGAAAGCTACTTTAATCTTGAAAACTTGTACGATATTGAAAACGTAGCTTTGACTCACTTTATCGACAATGCCCTTCGTGCAAACTACATCATGATTTTGGATATCGACTATGTGGTTAGCGAAGATCAAGAAATCTTGATCGTCGACCAATTTACTGGACGGACCATGGAAGGACGTCGTTATTCTGATGGTCTTCACCAAGCGATCGAAGCCAAAGAAGGTGTTCCAGTCCAAGAAGAAACTAAAACATCTGCATCGATTACTTACCAAAACCTCTTCCGTATGTACAAGAAGTTGTCAGGGATGACAGGGACAGGGAAAACCGAAGAAGAAGAATTCCGTGAAATTTATAACATTCGCGTGATTCCAATTCCAACCAACCGTCCGATTGCCCGTATTGATCATCCAGACCTTCTCTACCCAAGCTTGAAATCAAAATTCAAGGCTGTTGTGGAAGATGTGAAGTCTCGTCATGAAAAAGGTCAACCAGTCCTCGTGGGTACTGTTGCCGTTGAAACCAGTGATTACCTTTCTCAATTGTTGGTTCAAGCAGGTGTTCCTCACGAAGTTTTGAATGCGAAAAACCACTACAAAGAAGCGCAAATTATCATGAACGCTGGTCAACGTGGCGCTGTTACCATTGCGACCAACATGGCCGGACGTGGTACGGATATCAAACTTGGTGAAGGTGTCCGCGAACTCGGTGGACTGTGTGTCATCGGGACAGAACGTCACGAAAGCCGTCGGATCGATAACCAGCTTCGTGGACGTTCAGGACGTCAAGGAGATCCAGGTGAATCTCAATTCTACTTGTCTCTTGAAGATGAATTGATGCGCCGTTTCGGTTCTGAACGGATCAAAGCAGTGCTTGATCGCTTCAAGTTGAGTGAAGAAGAATCGGTTATCCGTTCAAACATGTTCACCCGTCAGGTAGAGGGTGCACAAAAACGGGTTGAAGGAAACAACTACGATACTCGTAAACAAGTCCTTCAATACGATGACGTGATGCGGGAACAACGGGAAATTATCTACGCTGAACGCTATGATGTCATCACAGCTAACCGTGACTTGGCGCCTGAAATCAAGGCCATGATCAAACGGACCATCAAACGGATTGTTGAAGGAGCCAGCCACTCAAGCAAGGAAGAACGTATCGAAGCGATTTTGAACTTTGCCAAATACAATTTGGTTCCGGAAGATACGATTTCTGCAAGCGATATTGAAGGAAAATCTGACAAGGAAGTCATCGATTACTTGTATGCACGTGCAGAAGAAATCTATGCTAGCCAAGTAGCGAAATTGCGTGACGAAGAGTCTGTGCAAGAATTCCAAAAAGTCTTGATCCTTCGCGTGGTGGACAGCAAGTGGACGGACCATATCGATGCTTTGGATCAATTGCGAAATGCGGTTGGACTCCGTGGGTATGCGCAAAACAACCCAGTGGTAGAATACCAATCAGAAAGTTTCCGTATGTTTAACGATATGATCGGATCGATTGAATTTGATGTGACTCGTCTCATGATGAAAGCCCAAATTCACGAACAAGAACGTCCACGTACGGAACACAGTATTTCAACAACTGCGACTCGCAACATTGCAGCGCAACGACAAGATATTCCAGCAGATATTGACTTGTCACAAGTGAAACGCAACGATTTATGCCCTTGTGGTTCAGGTAAGAAATTTAAAAACTGTCACGGACGTAAATTTTAA
- a CDS encoding 3-deoxy-7-phosphoheptulonate synthase, whose amino-acid sequence MVFITKSNKIDEQEITSLYRLEGPALERKEARDRELEAIIKGKDQRILLVIGPCSSDNEEAVMEYARRLADLQEQVKDQIFIVIRVYTAKPRTNGDGYKGLMHQPDTHAAPSFVDGLKAVRHLHYRVITETGLTTADELLYPASLPYVEDLISYHAIGARSVEDQEHRFVSSGISAPTGMKNPTSGNLSVMFNAIYAAQHPQNFLFNAQAVETSGNPLAHAILRGGLDASGKNIPNYHYEDLLAAAKRYSEMGLQHPFILVDTNHDNSGKQFEEQVRIVRETMMNRAWNKDLATLVRGFMIESYLEDGRQNEPVVYGQSITDPCLGWEKTQALVKEIATMNK is encoded by the coding sequence ATGGTATTCATTACGAAGAGCAATAAGATTGATGAGCAAGAGATCACTTCGCTTTACCGCTTGGAAGGTCCAGCCTTGGAGCGCAAAGAAGCGCGTGATCGAGAATTGGAAGCGATTATCAAAGGAAAAGACCAACGGATCCTTCTTGTGATCGGGCCTTGCTCTTCTGATAATGAAGAAGCTGTGATGGAGTATGCCCGTCGTTTGGCAGACTTGCAAGAGCAAGTCAAAGATCAGATTTTCATTGTGATACGGGTCTATACGGCTAAGCCTCGGACCAATGGGGATGGCTATAAAGGCTTGATGCACCAACCAGATACGCATGCAGCACCAAGCTTTGTGGATGGTTTGAAAGCGGTTCGACATCTCCACTACCGTGTGATTACAGAAACTGGTTTGACAACTGCGGATGAGTTGCTTTATCCAGCAAGTCTTCCGTATGTTGAGGATTTGATTTCTTATCATGCCATTGGAGCGCGTTCAGTTGAAGACCAGGAGCACCGCTTTGTATCTAGTGGGATCTCTGCTCCGACAGGCATGAAGAATCCAACTTCTGGAAATCTTTCTGTCATGTTCAATGCGATTTATGCAGCCCAACATCCCCAAAACTTTTTGTTCAATGCCCAAGCAGTGGAAACATCAGGAAATCCTTTAGCTCATGCTATCCTTCGTGGAGGCTTGGATGCAAGTGGTAAGAATATTCCAAACTACCATTATGAAGATTTGCTAGCGGCAGCAAAACGCTATAGCGAAATGGGCTTACAACATCCCTTCATCCTGGTGGATACCAACCATGACAATTCTGGCAAACAATTCGAAGAGCAAGTACGCATCGTGAGAGAAACTATGATGAACCGTGCTTGGAACAAGGATTTGGCAACTTTAGTTCGTGGTTTCATGATTGAATCCTATCTAGAAGATGGCCGTCAAAATGAACCAGTGGTTTATGGTCAATCCATCACAGACCCTTGCCTGGGTTGGGAAAAAACACAGGCCTTGGTCAAAGAAATTGCAACGATGAATAAGTAA
- the scrK gene encoding fructokinase ScrK, translating to MTKLYGSLEAGGTKFVCAVGDENYNVVEKVQFPTTKPIETIDKCIEFFSKFEDLVGLAIGSFGPIDIDPNSNTYGFITTTPKPNWANVDIVGAFRRALNVPIYFTTDVNSSAYGEVVARNNAGGHIENLVYYTIGTGIGAGVIQRGEFIGGAGHPEMGHYYVAQHPMDVEKEFKGVCPFHNGCLEGFAAGPSLEARTGIRGENIELNSNVWDIQAYYIAQAAVNATVTFRPDVIVFGGGVMAQQHMLDRVRTKFTALLNGYLPVPDVRDYIVTPAVAGNGSATLGNFVLAKEVSERLKK from the coding sequence ATGACAAAATTATATGGAAGTTTGGAAGCTGGCGGTACAAAATTTGTTTGTGCGGTTGGTGATGAAAACTATAATGTTGTGGAAAAAGTACAATTTCCAACAACCAAGCCAATTGAAACTATTGATAAGTGTATTGAATTTTTCTCAAAATTTGAGGATCTAGTTGGGCTTGCGATTGGTTCATTTGGACCAATTGATATCGATCCAAATTCAAACACTTATGGTTTTATCACAACGACTCCAAAACCAAATTGGGCCAATGTAGATATCGTTGGGGCCTTCCGTCGTGCCTTGAATGTCCCTATCTATTTCACGACAGATGTGAATAGCTCTGCCTATGGAGAAGTGGTGGCACGTAATAATGCGGGTGGCCACATCGAAAACTTGGTTTACTATACCATCGGAACAGGGATCGGTGCTGGTGTTATCCAACGTGGTGAGTTTATCGGGGGTGCTGGACACCCAGAAATGGGTCACTACTATGTTGCCCAACACCCAATGGATGTAGAAAAAGAATTCAAGGGTGTTTGTCCTTTCCACAATGGCTGTTTGGAAGGCTTTGCGGCTGGTCCAAGTCTCGAAGCTCGTACAGGTATTCGTGGGGAAAACATTGAACTCAACAGCAATGTATGGGATATTCAAGCTTACTACATCGCACAAGCAGCAGTGAATGCGACAGTTACCTTCCGCCCAGACGTCATTGTCTTTGGAGGAGGAGTAATGGCTCAACAACATATGCTGGATCGTGTGCGGACGAAATTTACAGCTCTCTTGAACGGTTACCTCCCTGTACCAGATGTGAGAGATTATATTGTGACACCTGCAGTTGCGGGCAATGGTTCAGCGACCTTGGGGAACTTTGTTCTTGCAAAAGAAGTGAGCGAGAGGCTTAAAAAATAA
- the queG gene encoding tRNA epoxyqueuosine(34) reductase QueG, with the protein MTLKENIIQLAHSIGISKIGFTTADDFAYLEKSLRLAVEEGRNSGFEHKNIEERIQPKLSLSSAKTIISIAVAYPHKLKQQPQKTAYKRGKFTPNSWGLDYHYVLQDKLNRLAAGIEEMTQDFEYKGMVDTGALVDTAVARRAGIGFIGKNGLVISKEFGSYMFLGELITNLEIEPDQPVDYGCGDCRRCLDACPTSCLIGDGSMNAKRCLSFQTQDKGMMDLEFRKKIKTVIYGCDICQISCPYNKGLDNPLATEIDPDLAHPELIPFIELSNGQFKEKFGNVAGSWRGKNILQRNAIIALANANDRSAIPKLLNIIETSQNQIHIATAIWSLGQLLREVTPDLVELLRNIKHPTDAIIEERTAFFEKFGVRADPELQ; encoded by the coding sequence ATGACACTAAAAGAAAACATTATCCAACTGGCGCATTCTATTGGGATTTCAAAAATTGGATTTACAACTGCTGATGACTTCGCTTATTTGGAAAAATCGCTCCGCTTGGCCGTTGAGGAAGGACGGAATTCTGGATTCGAGCATAAGAATATTGAAGAGCGCATCCAACCCAAATTAAGTCTCTCCTCCGCAAAGACCATCATCTCAATCGCTGTCGCCTACCCCCACAAACTCAAGCAACAACCTCAAAAAACTGCCTATAAAAGAGGAAAATTCACACCCAACAGCTGGGGATTAGACTACCATTATGTCCTTCAAGACAAGCTCAACCGCTTAGCTGCTGGGATTGAAGAAATGACGCAGGATTTTGAATACAAGGGCATGGTCGATACTGGAGCACTGGTTGATACGGCTGTCGCCCGACGAGCTGGGATTGGCTTCATCGGAAAAAATGGTTTGGTCATTTCAAAAGAATTCGGTTCTTACATGTTTCTGGGTGAATTGATTACCAACCTCGAAATCGAACCAGATCAGCCTGTCGACTATGGTTGTGGAGACTGTCGGCGTTGTTTAGATGCTTGCCCAACCTCCTGTTTAATCGGGGATGGCTCTATGAATGCCAAACGCTGTTTGTCCTTCCAAACCCAAGACAAGGGCATGATGGACCTAGAATTTCGTAAGAAAATTAAAACGGTCATCTATGGATGTGATATTTGTCAGATTAGTTGCCCTTATAACAAAGGGTTAGATAATCCCTTGGCAACAGAAATCGATCCTGATCTAGCTCATCCAGAGTTGATTCCCTTTATAGAACTATCCAACGGACAATTTAAAGAAAAATTCGGGAACGTTGCTGGAAGTTGGCGAGGCAAGAATATCCTCCAGCGCAATGCCATCATTGCATTAGCCAATGCCAATGACCGCTCGGCCATCCCTAAGCTCCTGAACATCATCGAAACTTCACAAAATCAGATCCATATTGCAACAGCTATCTGGTCTTTAGGGCAACTGCTTCGTGAAGTCACGCCGGACCTTGTTGAGCTCTTACGGAATATCAAACATCCGACGGACGCTATCATAGAAGAACGAACTGCTTTCTTTGAAAAATTCGGTGTTCGAGCTGATCCAGAACTACAATGA